A region from the Cannabis sativa cultivar Pink pepper isolate KNU-18-1 chromosome 9, ASM2916894v1, whole genome shotgun sequence genome encodes:
- the LOC133031245 gene encoding uncharacterized protein LOC133031245 translates to MEDFLGNLREGVGLPIFAATSDVIPCGTATKIEKCLRNLWWGAFDNRKLVYTIAWSSLCKSKFNGGLGFRQIKDINSAFVLKWGWKLINDSFSLWSATMKAKYLKGASFFDVDCKTSDSRLWKAMLKYRTLLNKGIYRKIGDGRSTSIWFDAWVPTTDHKPRPLLDATQGANLVQDFINENLTWNETRITQRFGANDAKHILNIGLPAQRQEDSWLWLGEESGSYGAAVFKDCKNQIHAILASRFSATNLALSKAQMLVCGAEFAAKCKFKRVLFYCDNVAVVNSFNISPSEARHSMLEGAATRFKRTTLSLESFMLKKIRNYSNV, encoded by the exons GGGGCTACCTATCTTTGCGGCTACCTCTGATGTTATACCATGTGGAACAGcaacaaaaattgagaaatgcCTTAGGAATTTATGGTGGGGTGCATTTGATAATAGAAAACTGGTGTACACCATTGCTTGGAGTTCTCTTTGCAAATCTAAGTTCAATGGGGGATTAGGCTTTCGTCAAATCAAAGATATCAACAGCGCTTTTGTTCTTAAATGGGGTTGGAAGCTAATCAATGATTCCTTTAGTCTATGGAGTGCTACAATGAAGGCAAAATACTTGAAGGGAGCAAGTTTTTTCGATGTGGATTGCAAAACATCTGACTCGAGACTCTGGAAGGCAATGCTGAAATATAGAACGCTGCTGAATAAAGGCATCTATAGAAAGATAGGGGATGGAAGGTCTACGTCCATTTGGTTCGATGCTTGGGTACCCACGACTGATCACAAACCCCGCCCTCTTTTGGATGCTACTCAAGGGGCAAACCTAGTGCAAGACTTTATTAACGAGAACCTCACATGGAACGAAACAAGGATCACACAACGGTTTGGAGCAAACGATGCTAAACACATACTCAACATTGGTCTTCCAGCACAACGTCAGGAGGACTCCTGGCTTTGGCTTGGTGAGGAAAGTGGG TCTTATGGGGCAGCAGTGTTTAAGGATTGCAAGAACCAAATACACGCCATTTTGGCTTCACGATTTAGTGCTACTAATCTTGCTCTTTCTAAAGCACAAATGCTGGTCTGCGGTGCTGAATTTGCAGCTAAATGCAAGTTTAAGAGAGTTCTTTTCTACTGTGATAATGTGGCTGTGGTTAATAGCTTCAATATCAGTCCCAGCGAAGCTCGCCATTCTATGCTGGAAGGTGCTGCGACGCGTTTCAAAAGAACGACTCTCTCTCTCGAAAGCTTCATGCTGAAGAAGATAAGAAATTACTCTAATGTATAG